The Schizosaccharomyces pombe strain 972h- genome assembly, chromosome: I genome contains a region encoding:
- the rad26 gene encoding ATR checkpoint kinase regulatory subunit Rad26, with protein sequence MMADESFDLESLGSDEIFEGVNLDELEQQAQTQVQAQSSQVVVPSEKQKQNLNLPNSYTNSSQKVRESTVNSQASLSSNDLRTELLIKSGENAILRANLLKQSEANNAALESLNNSIKQKQDEYQRKLEELKKEIEYAKTKSLFHEREAQDAIETMKKMKRDVKNSPIMKKSHEEDGDNKLLSSSDQLAKSTKHAAKNSPSKKKRKTSVATAEDASTDSVSSSIAISDASLSLSLMKDLLSLQKREDLYFSSRTLAYVFGGCMHSLETIEGEEEGECLFNNLKALIYSPDLSMDSSNYVQSVVQTSSSILNYSMKKLLYNASFAITSLFNALLILDPKSSTFIFQENVVSLISGFLLKEYEKSNFLDSKFYVLIDFLYLYLSIARESADDFANITKAVDPSLFESCIRVQNAPSLIKCGVCLIISSTTPSFCASVNLLNADDKSQESLMQLFTTMAHILVVTTRERINFPELNEWITLHRFVISFFTVFIQMSGNIGKEILKVCNPLIVCIGLAITWYHQQLLSSMYPQNECVEILVSLVRLLYILSSEDLSSKFMLAENALQPRFVYAIACCAFGDTEQKAFGNLGEEMYFLTTELLEVCVSPEELEQLYTNF encoded by the exons ATGATGGCTGATGAAAGTTTTGACTTGGAGAGTTTGGGTTCGgatgaaatatttgaagGCGTGAATTTAGATGAATTAGAGCAACAAGCTCAAACCCAGGTTCAAGCTCAAAGTTCTCAAGTAGTTGTACCGAgtgaaaagcaaaagcaaaatttaaatcttcCAAATTCATACACCAATTCTTCTCAAAAAGTCCGGGAATCTACCGTAAACTCACAAGCCTCATTATCCTCTAATGACCTTCGAACAGAACTTTTAATTAAGTCGGGAGAAAATGCAATTCTTCGTGCTAACCTTCTAAAACAATCCGAAGCTAATAATGCCGCCCTAGAATCGTTAAATAATTCtataaagcaaaagcaagATGAATACCAACGGAAATTAGAGGagcttaaaaaagaaattgaatacGCAAAAACGAAATCCCTATTTCATGAGCGTGAAGCACAGGATGCTATCGAAactatgaaaaaaatgaaaagagaTGTAAAGAATTCTCCgattatgaaaaaatccCATGAAGAAGATGGTGACAATAAATTGTTATCTTCTTCTGATCAGCTTGCTAAGAGCACAAAGCATGCTGCAAAAAACAGCCCTTCTAAAAAGAAGCGCAAAACAAGTGTTGCTACTGCTGAAGATGCTTCAACGGATAGTGTGAGTTCTAGTATTGCTATATCAGATGCAAGTTTGTCTTTGAGCCTGATGAAAGATTTACTTTCTCtacaaaaaagagaagatttgtatttt TCTTCTAGAACTTTAGCATACGTATTTGGTGGTTGTATGCATTCATTAGAAACAATTGAAGGAGAGGAGGAAGGTGAATGTTTGTTTAATAACTTGAAAGCTCTAATATACAGTCCCGATCTATCTATGGATTCCTCCAATTATGTACAATCTGTCGTTCAAACATCATCGTcgattttaaattattcaatgaaaaaattattatataatGCCTCCTTTGCTATAACATCTTTGTTTAATgcattattaattttggaCCCTAAATCATCCACCTTTATCTTTCAGGAAAATGTCGTTTCTTTAATAAGTGGTTTTCTTCTTAAGGAATAcgaaaaaagcaattttttggaCTCAAAGTTTTACGTTTTAAtagattttctttatttatactTATCTATAGCACGTGAAAGTGCTGATGACTTTGCAAACATTACTAAAGCGGTTGATCCGTCGTTATTCGAATCCTGCATTCGAGTGCAAAATGCTCCTTCTTTGATTAAATGTGGTGtttgtttaattattaGTTCCACCACTCCTTCGTTTTGCGCTTCAGTTAACTTGTTAAATGCCGATGATAAATCCCAAGAATCACTCATGCAACTTTTCACAACTATGGCCCATATTTTAGTTGTTACTACTAGGGAAAGGATTAATTTTCCTGAATTG AATGAATGGATAACGCTTCATCGCTTTGTCATATCCTTTTTTACCGTGTTTATACAAATGTCTGGAAACATTGGTAAAgagattttaaaagtatgCAATCCCTTAATAGTATGCATCGGACTAGCCATCACTTGGTATCATCAGCAACTCCTTTCGTCAATGTACCCTCAAAATGAATGCGTAGAGATTTTAGTATCTCTTGTTCGGCTTCTGTACATTTTATCTTCCGAAGATTTatcatcaaaatttatGTTAGCTGAAAATGCGTTACAACCTCGTTTCGTTTATGCAATAGCATGCTGCGCATTCGGCGATACTGAACAAAAAGCGTTTGGCAATTTGGGTGAGGAAATGTATTTTCTCACTACAGAATTGTTGGAAGTTTGCGTCTCTCCCGAAGAGCTGGAGCAGTTGTACACTAATTTTTAG